The genome window CCTTGAAAGAAAGGCTTGTAGTTGAAAATGATGAAAGAATATATAATCTAAAGGATTGTTTGAATTTACATGAAAAAGCAGGAATACCGATAGTTGCCGATTATCTTCATCACCGATTGAATAATAACGGTGAAAGATTTTCTGAAATTCTTAAAGACGTTATAAAAACATGGAAAATAAAGGATGGTCCTCCAATAGTTGATTATAGTTCATTAAAATTATCAGGGAGAAAGGGATCTCATGCAGAAAAAATTAATCTTAAAGATTTTTATTCTTTTTTAAAAGAAGTTTTAAAAGTAACTTCTTGTATTGATATTATGCTTGAAATAAAAGATAAGGAAAAAAGCACTTTAAAGGCTATAAATTTTATTAAAAGGAAAAGTTTATGGAAGGTCCAGGAGTATATTTAATCAAAGAAAAATTGAAATTTTTAAAAGGGAAAATCCCGATAGCTGTTAGTGGTAATACAAGGGAAAATAAAGAGATTATAGTTGGTAAAAAATTGTTAGATGTTAAATCCTTTGGTAAAAGATTGATTTTTGAATTTGACTCTTTTTATTTAATAATTCATTTTTTAATGTATGGTTCATTGAGAATAAATGAAAAAAGAAAGAATAAAAAAGAGAGAATCTCAATTAAGTTTAAAAACACAGAGTTAAATTTTTATAACACTTCAGTAAAAATATTAAAAAAAGAAGATTTCATTTATGATCCAAAAATAGATATAATGAGCAGAGATTTTGACAAAATTAAGGCAAAGGAAAAAATTAAAAATTCAGATAAGTTTATATGTGATATAATTTTAGATCAAAACATATTTGCTGGTGTTGGAAATATTATAAAAAATGAAGCACTTTTTATGGCAGGGATACATCCTTTAAGTATCTGTAAAAGTATTGAAGAGAAATTAATTGATAAATTGATAGATAGTATTTTGTCTTTTTCTTATGATTTTTATCTCTTGCGAAAAACAAATAAATCATTAAAAGAGAAGCTTTTTATATACGGTAAAAAATTTTGCAGAATATGTAACTCAAAAATTAAATTAAAATATACCGGTGAAAAGAAAAGAAAAAGTTTTTTTTGTGAAAATTGTCAGAAACTCTTTTATTCTATTTTTTAAAATCAATATAAAGCTTAATTTTTAATTTTTTATTTGCTTTTAACACTGATTTTAAAAGAGGTTTTTAGGATTTTTATTTGGGAAATATAAAATTTTAAATTAAATTTTTAATCTTTTCTTTCCAATTTTTTGCTTCTCTTATAATTTTTTCATAGTCAAGAGTTTTAAATTCATAATTTTTTAAAATCCATTTTCCCTTTACCATAACACTTTCAACACTTTGCTTACCTGCTGCATAAACTATATAGGAATAGGGGTCATAAAAGGGTAGAGTTCCTTCTTTTTCAGGATTGAAAACAACTAAATCTGCACTTTTACCTTCAGTTATTTCTCCTGAATCAAAACCAAGAGCCTCTGCTCCCTTTTTTGTTGCCATATCAAAAACTTCCCTTGCACTTGAAATAAGTGGGTCATAGTTTATGCCCTTATGGATTAAGGAGACAAGTTTCATTTCCCTTAACATATCTAAGTTATTGTTAGATGAAGCACTATCTGTTCCTATGGTTATCTTTAATCCCTTTTCCCTATATTTTTTTAAGGGAAGTATTCCAGAAGCAAGTTTCAAATTGCTTGTAATGTTATGTGAAATATAAAAATTTTTATTTTTAAGGAAATTAATTTCTTCATCGGTTAAATGAACACAGTGGGCTGCTATTACCTTTAAATCAAAAATTCCTGTTTCTTTAAGATAAAATACAGGCGTTTTACCAGTTTTTTTAACTATATCCTCAACTTCCCCTTTTGTTTCAGAAATATGAATATGAAGGGGTAAGTTATAGTTCTTTGCTAAATTTACACTTTCAATTATAGTTTCTTTAGAGCAGGAATAAATTGCATGTGGTCCTGGATTTATTTTTATCCTTTCATGGTTTTTATAAATGTTAATTAAATTTTCAGTTTTTTTGATTGCTTCCTTTGAGTTTCTATAATAAGGGGTTTCAAAGTCAAGTATTCCTATTGATAAAAGAGCATATATTTTTACCTCATTTATCACTTCTGCAACTTTTTCTTCAAAAAAATACATATCGGCAAATCCGATAGTTCCTGATTTTATCATTTCAATCAATCCAAGGTAAGTTCCCATTCTAACATATTCTGGAGAAAGTAGTTTAGATTCAAGAGGCCAAATATATTTAGTGAGCCATTCCATAAGAGGTAAATCATCGGCAAATCCTCTTAAAAGTGTCATTGGAATATGGGTGTGGGTATTAAAAAATCCAGGTGAAATTACTCTATCCTTAAAATCAAAAACTTCTTTTGATTCAATTTTGGGTTCTTTATCAGAAACATATACAATTTTTCCATCTTTTATACCAAGGAATCCGTTTACAATATATTTTTCTTTATTTAAAATTATGAGAGAATTTTTAAATAAAAGATCAAATTTTTCCACTAAAAAAATTTAAAGGCGGCGCCCGGAATTGAACCGAGGTAAGCGGTTTTGCAAACCGCTGCCTATGCCACTCGGCCACGCCGCCTTAATAATAAATATAAAAGAGAAATTAATAAAAAATCAACCTTCTTTAACCATTTCTTCAAACTTCTTTTTTTCCATTGCCTCTATAAAGGGATCAATATTCCCTTCAAGAACTTCCTCTAAATTATAAACAGTCAAAGGAATTCTGTGGTCTGTTACCCTATTCTGTAAAAAGTTGTAAGTCCTTATTTTTTCACTTCTATCCTGGGTCCCTATTTGCTCCTTCCTTAAATTCCTTAATTCCTTTTCTCTTTTTTCCCTTTCATACTCATATATCCTTGATTTTAAAATTCTTAAAGCTTTTTCTTTATTTTTATGCTGGGACCTTTCATCCTGACACTGAACAACAATTCCTGTAGGTATATGCTTTATTCTTACTGCTGAGTCAGTTTTCTGCATATGCTGGCCTCCCGGCCCACTTGCTCTTTTTGTTTCTATTTCAAGGTCTTCTGGCTTTATCTCTACTTCAATATCCTCAATTTCAGGAAGAACAGCAACTGATGCCGTTGATGTGTGAATTCTTCCGCCGGATTCTGTCACAGGGATTCTCTGAACCCTGTGAACCCCACTTTCATATCTTAAAAATCTATATGCATTTTTCCCTTCAATTAAAAGAACAACTTCCTTAATTCCTCCTAAATCACTTTCCCTTAAATCTGTGATTGAAACTTTAAAATTCTTTTTTTCACAGAATTTTAAGTACATTCTTAAAAGGTCTTTTGCAAATAAACTTGCCTCTTCTCCACCTGTTCCTGCCCTTATTTCAAGTATGCAGTTATTTTCAAATTCTCCTTTATCTTTTTCAAGTAATAAAAATAGTAATCTGTTTTTTTCTTTTATCTTTTCCTCTCTTTCTTCATTTAGATATTTAATCATATCATCGTCTTTTTCTGTCACAAGCAAACTTTCAATTTCTTTCAACTCTTTATCTATATCCAGAATTTTTTCAGCTATTTCAGCCTTTTCCTTTATATTTTTATATTCCTTATTAAGCTCTTGAAGTTTTTTCTTATCTTTTATTATTTCAGGATCAGAGAGTTTTTTTTCAATCTCCTCTTTCTTTAATATTATATTCTTCAAATTTTTCATAAATTTTATTCAATTTTCCTTTCCCTTTCAAATTTTTCCTTTAAAAATATATACTTTCTATATTCTTCAATTTCTTCAGGTTTTAATATTTTTATTTTATTCTCTCCCAAAAGAATAAGTCCCCTTTTTTCAAGGTCATTTATAAAGGAAAGAAGGGTTTCTTTTTCTATACCTGTGAAATATTCAATCTCAGTTAAATCTATATCTTCTCTTGGACCTTCCTTTGCTCTTATTATAAGATATGTTAAAAATCTCTGTTCTTCATGTTTTATTGTTAAAAGTCTTAACAGTTCATCTGCTCTTCTTAATCTCTCTGTTAAAGTATCTATGAGATATTTAACAAGTGGATGAGAGTTAATAACCTTTAATATACTTTCCTTATTTAATACTTCTAATACAGTGTTTTCAATAGCCATTGCACTTGCACTTCGCGGTTTACCATCTATTACTGCCATTTCACCAAAAACTTCCCCTTCTTTTAATATTGCCAGTATCTTTTCCTCACCGTCAATTTCTTTAAATATTTTTATTTTTCCCTTTTTTATTATATATATTTCATCACCAGGCTCTCCTTCCTTAAATAGTAATTCTCCCTCTACAAGTTCCCTTTCAAAACTATTCTCAAGCATTATTAAACCTCTAAGATTTCAACATTTGCTCTTGGAACAACAACTCTTTTCCCATCTTTTAATTCTACCTCAAGAACTCTTACTTTTGCTTCTGTTTCAATAAGTCTCAGTTCAGGTGGAAGTGCTATTACTTTCCCAATCTCACCAAAATAGGGATCCCTTATTATTCTTACTAAGGTTCCTTCTGCAAGACCTTCTTTAAGCTTTTCTTCCTCCTTCACTTCTTCAATTTTTTCATAGGGAATTATAATTTCTGGTCTGATTACACCTGCCCTTATCTGGGTTGCCCCATTTATTGAACACTTATCCCCTTCCCTTTTTTTAAGAAGTAAAAATGTCCTTTTAGCCATCTCGAGTTTCCCGAACCCTTCTGTTAAAATTAAAGTTACCTTCAAAGGTTCAGAACCTGTTATTGCAACCCCAATATCGAAGCCTAAAAATTTCCTCAAATTTTCATCATCAATTCCACCAACTACACATCCTAAAACACCCATTTCTTCAAATATTTTAAGAACTTCACTTGTTACGAAACTTCCTCCTACAACAATAGAACCCTCTAAATTATCTTTTATTTTTTTAACCTTTTCAATTGTGAGTTCTTCCTCAGGTGAATCCACAAGAACTTTGAGTTTTCCAATTTTTTCGCCTCCGACACCAAATATTCCCTGAATAAAAGTGGCTGTTGTTCTCATAATCACTCCTTCTTCGGGAATAATATCCTCTACAATTCCATCAAAATAAGCTTTAACTTCCACAGGAATTGGTGGTTCCCTTATGATTACCTGTCCTGTTACAGTTGATATTTGTTCAATTTTCCCATCAACAGGACTTTTAACCTCTGTTTTAAAAAGTCCAAAAAATCCTTTGCTTAAGGCGATAATTTCATCCTTTTTAACATCATCACCTTCTTTTTTGAGCATTAAATTTGGAAGTTCCTGCGGAGATACTCCAAGAAGACCTGCTACATTTAAGGGATGAACATTACCAGGTAAAAGAGTTCTTGCAACCACATATTCAGCTTTTACATATTCTCCTTTTTTAACAAGGACTTCCCCTTTTAAGGGAAGTCTCCTTTCTTTTAAAATTAAAGTTTTTTCAGAGACTTTTAAACCAGGTGTATAAGCGTGTGCCATAAAAAATTATAAGATATTGATATTATGTTTTGAAAACTTTATAATTAAGATTGAAATTTTCTAAAGGAGGATTAAAAGTATGAAAAAATATAGTTTTTCTACTATTGAGGAAGCCCTTGAAGATATAAGAAAAGGTAAAATTGTAATTGTTGTGGACGACGAGGATAGAGAGAATGAAGGAGATATGATTGTGGCAGCAGAGAAAGTTACACCTGAGCATATAAATTTTATGGCTACTCATGCAAGAGGATTAATTTGTCTTTCCCTGACAAAGAAAAGGATAGAAGAGTTACAAATTCCAGATTTTTCACATGTAAATACCTCTAAGATGGGGACTCCTTTTGTTGCACCTATAGATGCTAAAAAGGGAGTTAGTACCGGTTCGTCTGCCTATGACAGAGCAAGAACAATCAGAGTTGCTATTGATCCAAAAACAACCCATGAAGATCTTGCTATCCCTGGTCATGTTCATGTTCTTAAAGCTCAGGAAGCTGGAGTTTTGAGAAGGGCCGGACATACTGAAGCAGCAGTTGACCTTTCAAGACTTGCTGGTTTATATCCTGCTGGGGTTTTGTGTGAAATAATGGATGATGATGGATCAATGGCAAGGTTGCCAAAGCTTTTTGAGATAGCAGAGAAATTTGATTTAAAGATAATTACAATAGCTGATTTAATAAAATACAGATTAAAGAGAGAAAGACTTGTAAAAAGAGTTGCTAATGTGAATCTTCCAACAAAATTTGGTAATTTTAGGCTTTATGCATATGAAGATATTGTCGATGAAGAAGTTCATCTTGCTTTACTTTATGGGGAACCTGAAGGTAAAGATAATGTTCTTGTAAGAGTTCATTCTGAGTGTGTAACAGGTGATATATTACATTCCTTGAGGTGTGATTGCGGAGAACAGCTTGAAAGAGCAATGGAGATGATAAGGGAAGAAGGAGAGGGAGTTCTTGTTTATATGAGACAGGAAGGAAGAGGAATAGGACTTTTGAATAAATTAAAAACTTATGAATTACAGGAAAGAGGGCTTGATACAATAGAAGCAAATGAAGCTATAGGATTCCCCCCTGATTTAAGAGATTATGGAATAGGTGCTCAGATTTTACTTGATCTTAACTTAAGAAGAATAAGGCTTTTGACAAATAATCCTTCAAAAATAGTAGGTCTTAAAGGTTATGGAATAGAAATAGTTAAAAGAGTACCTATAGAGGTAGAACCAAATGAAAATAACAGAGAATATTTAAAAGTTAAAAAGGAAAAAATGGGACACTTACTTGAAAAAATTCAAAAAGAAGGGAGGAAACTCTAATGCCTGAGTATTCAGGTAAATTGATTGTAAATAAAAAGGATAAATTTTGCATAATAGTTTCAAGATTCCATTCCCATATAACCTTTGAAATGTTAAGAGGTGCAAAGGAGTTTCTTAAAAGATGTGGTGCTGAAGAAGATCAAATTGATGTTTATTTTGTTCCAGGTTCCCTTGAAATTATAAGTGCCTTTTCTTTTTTAAAAGATAAATATCCTGAAAAATATAATGCTTTTTTAGTCCTTGGAGCAGTTGTTGAGGGAGAAACAGAACACCACAGGTTTGTTGCAAGCGAAAGTATAAGGAACGTAATAAAAATTGCAAAGGAAAAGGGAATACCTCTTGGAATGGGAATAATAACAGTTTCTGATACTCTTCAGGGGATTGAAAGATCTGGTGGTAAAATGGGTAACAGGGGAGAAAAGGCTGCATTTACAATGCTTGAAATGCTTAGACTTAAAGAAACAATAAATTCAATATAAATTGGGAGAAATTTTAATTAAAAATGTAAATATAGTTGACCCTGAAGAAGGTATAAAAGAAAATTTTGATATTTTAATTGAAGGTGAGAAAATAGTTGGCATAGCAAAGAAAATTGAAAGAAAGGTGAGTTTAGTTATAGATGGAAAAAGATTATATGCTTTCCCTGGTCTTATTGATGCCCATTCTCATCTAAGGGAGCCGGGTTTTGAAGAAAGTGAAACAATAGAAACAGGAACTAAGGCTGCTTCAAAAGGAGGTTATGTTCTAATATTTGCCATGCCAAATACTGACCCCTGTACGGATAGGGGTTCAGTTGTTAAATATGTTAAAGAAAAAGCTAAATTTTATGGATACTGCGAGGTTTTACCAGTTGGTGCAATAACAAAAGGGAGAAAGGGTGAAGAACTTGCTGATTATTATGAAATGCTAAAGGAAGGAGCTATCGGTTTCTCTGATGACGGAAATTATGTTCAAAATTCAAAACTTATGGAGATTGCCCTTTATTATACAAGAGATTTTGATAAACCCTTAATACAACATGCTGAAGATAAATTTTTATGTGAAGGAGGAGTTGCCAATGAATCTGCTTTTACTTTGTCACTTGGTCTTAAGGGTAGACCAAGGGAAGGGGAGATAATAGCAATTTTAAGGGATGTAGTTCTTCTTAAAAAAACAAAAGGTAGATTACATATAGCCCATGTTTCAGCAAAGGAAAGTGTTGATATAATTAAGAAAGCAAAGGAAGAAGGACTCAATATTACAGCAGAAGCAAGTCCACATCACTTAATACTAACTGAAAAAGCAATAGGTGATTTTGACACAAATTGTAAGGTTAATCCACCCTTAAGGGAAGAAGAAGATAGAGAGAAGTTGATTGAAGGTTTAAAAGAAGGAATTATAGATATAATTGCAACAGACCATGCTCCTCACAGACTTTTTGATAAAGAAAAGGAATTTGATCTTTCACTTTCAGGAATCTCAAGTATTGAAATTTCTCTTTCTCTTATATTAACATTTTTTTATCACAAAAAAATATTTGAGCTTAAAGATATAGTTAGATTCATGTCCTATAATCCAGCTAAAATATTTTGTCTTGAAGGTTACGGTAAAATAAAAGAGAATAATTTTGCTAGTATAACTCTTGTTGATGTAGATAGGGAATGGATTTGTAATCCAGATGAATTTTTTAGTAAAGGTAAAAATACACCTTTTAAAGGCTATAAATTAAAGGGTAAAGTTATCTATACAATAAACAAGGGAAAAATAACCTATAAGGAGGAAAAAATATGAAAGGTTTTGATTTTTATGAAGATTTTTTTAAAAAAATTCTTGAAAACAAAAAAGGTGACGAAATTTTTGTTGCCTTCCTTTATGAAAAAAATGATATAACAAGGTATTCGAAAAGTAAAATACATCAGAATACTTCTTATGAAGAAATGAGAGTGGGAATAAGCATAAAGGAAAAAAATTTTGTTGTTACAAGGTTTTTCAGTAATCCTGAAATTAAAGAGGCAAAAGAAATTGTTGAAAAGACTTATGAAATGTTAAAAAATGCAGTTCCATCTGATTATCCAGGTTTTTCTACCCCTTACACCTATAAAAATGTTTTTACTTTTGATGATAAAACTTTTAATGTAAGTGAGGAAGAAAGAGCAGAGGCTGTTTATAAAATTTCAAAAATACTTGGGGATTTTGAAGGTTTTGGGGTTGTAAATACAGGTGGGAGTGAAATTGCTCTTTTCTCATCAAATGGTTTAAAGGCCTATTCAAAGTTATCAGATGCACATGTAACAGTTACGGCAATGAAAGATTCAGCAAGTGGCTGGTCTGAAGCACATTCAAGAAAGTTTTCTAAACTTGATTTTGAAAAAATAGCAGAGGAAGCAAAATTTAAAGCTGAAAAATCTTTTAACAAAATAGAGTTAGAGCCTGGAGAATATACTGTTTTTCTTGAACCTGAGGCTGTGGCTGATATATTTACTTTTGCTTCCTTCATAGGTTTTTCCGCTAAAACATATCAGGAAAAAAGAAATTTTCTTTTTGGAAAATTAGAAGAAAAAGTTTTTTCAGAAAAATTAACATGTTTCGAAGACCCGTATTTTGAGGAAGGTTTTGCTTTCCCCTTTGATTTTGAAGGTGTAAGAAGAGAGAAAGTAGAGCTTGTTTCAAAAGGCATAGCTAAAAATCTTGTGTATGACAGGAAAACTGCTTTTTTAGAAAATAAAGAATCAACAGGTAACGCAGCTGGTTTTCCTCCATCAACTTTTCCACTCCCTTTTAATCTTGTTATAGAAAAAGGAGTAAAAAGCAAGGATGAAATTTTAAAGGATATAGAAAAAGGTATATATGTTTCCAGGTTCCATTATACAAATATAGTAAGTCCATCAGAATTTATTATAACAGGAATGACAAGGGATGGGACCTTTTTAATTGAAAAAGGAAAAATTACAAAACCTCTTAAAAATTTAAGATTTACTGATTCCTTTTTAAGAGTTTTAAGTCAAGATATAGAAATTTCAAAGGAGAGAAAGTTAATTTCAGAATCTTCACACTATGACTTCAGGTTTCCTACAGGAATCTATGCTCCTTATATTCTTGCTCCTTCTCTCAAATTTACAAGTGGAACTGAGTTTTAATTAATTTCTTTTTTAATTTTAAAAGGACCTCATCAATGAAAGAAGGTCCATAATGGGCTAAAAAATCATAGGGTAATATTAAAATTTTTTTATTACCAAATCTTTCTTTTAATCTATTTTTTAAAATTTTTTTATCAATTTTTTCATTGTGAGGTTCATATAATATAAGGTCAAAATCTAATTTTTTAGTTTCCTCATCCTTAGGTTCAAAATAACTTTCTTTTTTAAAAGAATAAATATTCTTTAGTCCAAGAATTCTCAAACCATCATTTATATAACTTGAAGAACCTATGGTTATTTTCCCTCCAAGGTATATTTCATAATAAACTCTTTTACTTATTTTTTCTTCTTTTATTTTTTCAATTATTTTTGTTAATCTTTCAATAAGTTTATATCCCCTTTCAGTTTCATTCAAAACAATACTTAATTTTTTTATATTATCAAAAATTCCATAAATTGACTGAGGGACAGGTAAAACAAAAATACTGTATCCCTTTCTTAGAATTTCATAGGAAACTTCCCTTTGAGCACCTGAAGTTGCTAAGATTAAATCAGGATTTAGAAAATCCAGTTTATCCCATAAAACTTTTAAATAGGAACCTACTCTTAAAAAATTTTTAAGTTTTCCATAAGGTCTTCTACAATAGAAACTGATACCAACTAAACTATCTTCTCTTTTTAGTTTAAATATAGTATCTGTAATATCAGGAGCAAGGGAAACTATTTTTCGGGGATTATCAGGAATTTCAATTACTTTTCCGAAGAATTCAGAAAAAATTTTCATTATTTTAACAGGAATAGATGAAATAATAGAAGTCCTTATGTTTTAAAAAGTTTTCCTTATTTTTTGTTTCTCTTATGTTACTTATTAAATAAAGGATAAGTTCATTTAATTTTTCTTCTTTTTCCTTAACTATTTCAAACTCATTTTTCAAAGAATAGTATGAGATTTCTGTTTTATAAAGTTCGATAGGTGCTATTTTTTCTCTTATTAAATCTCTTAAGAGTTCTTCTCCTTTTTTAATAAATTCTTCTGCCTCATTTATACTTTTTGTGTTTTTAGTCTTTTTATAAATTTCTAAATGATAATTAGCAAGTAAAAGATATACAGAGTAAAGGGCAAGGAAATGTTTTTCTCTTTCAGCATATTTTAATACTTCATCCAATAATAACTTCGATTTTTCCAAATAACCTTGTGATAAATAAAAGTTGGAAAGACACATCTTTGCTCTGTTTTCAACTACTTCACTTTTTACTTCTTTTAAAATTTTTACACTTTCAAGATAAAAATTTTCAGCTTCTTTAAAATTTCCCTCTCTCTTTCTTATTTCAGCCATACCAAGATTTCCATAACCATCTCCGAGTCTATTTCTTATTTTTTTGTTAACTTCAAGATATTTTTTGAAGAATTTTTCGGATTCTTTAAGATTATATAAAAGTAAATACATTTCTCCAAGGTTATTACAGGTAATTGCATAACCTAAGTAATTCCCTGTGTTTTTTTCTATTTCAAGTGATTTGAAGAGCATTTCAATACCTTCTTCAATTTTACCATCTTTATATAGATGAAAACCAAGATTGTTGTATACTGTTCCTTT of candidate division WOR-3 bacterium contains these proteins:
- a CDS encoding UV DNA damage repair endonuclease UvsE, which gives rise to LKERLVVENDERIYNLKDCLNLHEKAGIPIVADYLHHRLNNNGERFSEILKDVIKTWKIKDGPPIVDYSSLKLSGRKGSHAEKINLKDFYSFLKEVLKVTSCIDIMLEIKDKEKSTLKAINFIKRKSLWKVQEYI
- a CDS encoding DNA-formamidopyrimidine glycosylase family protein, with product MEGPGVYLIKEKLKFLKGKIPIAVSGNTRENKEIIVGKKLLDVKSFGKRLIFEFDSFYLIIHFLMYGSLRINEKRKNKKERISIKFKNTELNFYNTSVKILKKEDFIYDPKIDIMSRDFDKIKAKEKIKNSDKFICDIILDQNIFAGVGNIIKNEALFMAGIHPLSICKSIEEKLIDKLIDSILSFSYDFYLLRKTNKSLKEKLFIYGKKFCRICNSKIKLKYTGEKKRKSFFCENCQKLFYSIF
- a CDS encoding amidohydrolase, yielding MEKFDLLFKNSLIILNKEKYIVNGFLGIKDGKIVYVSDKEPKIESKEVFDFKDRVISPGFFNTHTHIPMTLLRGFADDLPLMEWLTKYIWPLESKLLSPEYVRMGTYLGLIEMIKSGTIGFADMYFFEEKVAEVINEVKIYALLSIGILDFETPYYRNSKEAIKKTENLINIYKNHERIKINPGPHAIYSCSKETIIESVNLAKNYNLPLHIHISETKGEVEDIVKKTGKTPVFYLKETGIFDLKVIAAHCVHLTDEEINFLKNKNFYISHNITSNLKLASGILPLKKYREKGLKITIGTDSASSNNNLDMLREMKLVSLIHKGINYDPLISSAREVFDMATKKGAEALGFDSGEITEGKSADLVVFNPEKEGTLPFYDPYSYIVYAAGKQSVESVMVKGKWILKNYEFKTLDYEKIIREAKNWKEKIKNLI
- the prfA gene encoding peptide chain release factor 1, with product MKNLKNIILKKEEIEKKLSDPEIIKDKKKLQELNKEYKNIKEKAEIAEKILDIDKELKEIESLLVTEKDDDMIKYLNEEREEKIKEKNRLLFLLLEKDKGEFENNCILEIRAGTGGEEASLFAKDLLRMYLKFCEKKNFKVSITDLRESDLGGIKEVVLLIEGKNAYRFLRYESGVHRVQRIPVTESGGRIHTSTASVAVLPEIEDIEVEIKPEDLEIETKRASGPGGQHMQKTDSAVRIKHIPTGIVVQCQDERSQHKNKEKALRILKSRIYEYEREKREKELRNLRKEQIGTQDRSEKIRTYNFLQNRVTDHRIPLTVYNLEEVLEGNIDPFIEAMEKKKFEEMVKEG
- a CDS encoding Crp/Fnr family transcriptional regulator — its product is MLENSFERELVEGELLFKEGEPGDEIYIIKKGKIKIFKEIDGEEKILAILKEGEVFGEMAVIDGKPRSASAMAIENTVLEVLNKESILKVINSHPLVKYLIDTLTERLRRADELLRLLTIKHEEQRFLTYLIIRAKEGPREDIDLTEIEYFTGIEKETLLSFINDLEKRGLILLGENKIKILKPEEIEEYRKYIFLKEKFERERKIE
- a CDS encoding bifunctional 3,4-dihydroxy-2-butanone-4-phosphate synthase/GTP cyclohydrolase II, which gives rise to MKKYSFSTIEEALEDIRKGKIVIVVDDEDRENEGDMIVAAEKVTPEHINFMATHARGLICLSLTKKRIEELQIPDFSHVNTSKMGTPFVAPIDAKKGVSTGSSAYDRARTIRVAIDPKTTHEDLAIPGHVHVLKAQEAGVLRRAGHTEAAVDLSRLAGLYPAGVLCEIMDDDGSMARLPKLFEIAEKFDLKIITIADLIKYRLKRERLVKRVANVNLPTKFGNFRLYAYEDIVDEEVHLALLYGEPEGKDNVLVRVHSECVTGDILHSLRCDCGEQLERAMEMIREEGEGVLVYMRQEGRGIGLLNKLKTYELQERGLDTIEANEAIGFPPDLRDYGIGAQILLDLNLRRIRLLTNNPSKIVGLKGYGIEIVKRVPIEVEPNENNREYLKVKKEKMGHLLEKIQKEGRKL
- the ribH gene encoding 6,7-dimethyl-8-ribityllumazine synthase, with product MPEYSGKLIVNKKDKFCIIVSRFHSHITFEMLRGAKEFLKRCGAEEDQIDVYFVPGSLEIISAFSFLKDKYPEKYNAFLVLGAVVEGETEHHRFVASESIRNVIKIAKEKGIPLGMGIITVSDTLQGIERSGGKMGNRGEKAAFTMLEMLRLKETINSI
- a CDS encoding dihydroorotase, which produces MGEILIKNVNIVDPEEGIKENFDILIEGEKIVGIAKKIERKVSLVIDGKRLYAFPGLIDAHSHLREPGFEESETIETGTKAASKGGYVLIFAMPNTDPCTDRGSVVKYVKEKAKFYGYCEVLPVGAITKGRKGEELADYYEMLKEGAIGFSDDGNYVQNSKLMEIALYYTRDFDKPLIQHAEDKFLCEGGVANESAFTLSLGLKGRPREGEIIAILRDVVLLKKTKGRLHIAHVSAKESVDIIKKAKEEGLNITAEASPHHLILTEKAIGDFDTNCKVNPPLREEEDREKLIEGLKEGIIDIIATDHAPHRLFDKEKEFDLSLSGISSIEISLSLILTFFYHKKIFELKDIVRFMSYNPAKIFCLEGYGKIKENNFASITLVDVDREWICNPDEFFSKGKNTPFKGYKLKGKVIYTINKGKITYKEEKI
- a CDS encoding TldD/PmbA family protein; this translates as MKGFDFYEDFFKKILENKKGDEIFVAFLYEKNDITRYSKSKIHQNTSYEEMRVGISIKEKNFVVTRFFSNPEIKEAKEIVEKTYEMLKNAVPSDYPGFSTPYTYKNVFTFDDKTFNVSEEERAEAVYKISKILGDFEGFGVVNTGGSEIALFSSNGLKAYSKLSDAHVTVTAMKDSASGWSEAHSRKFSKLDFEKIAEEAKFKAEKSFNKIELEPGEYTVFLEPEAVADIFTFASFIGFSAKTYQEKRNFLFGKLEEKVFSEKLTCFEDPYFEEGFAFPFDFEGVRREKVELVSKGIAKNLVYDRKTAFLENKESTGNAAGFPPSTFPLPFNLVIEKGVKSKDEILKDIEKGIYVSRFHYTNIVSPSEFIITGMTRDGTFLIEKGKITKPLKNLRFTDSFLRVLSQDIEISKERKLISESSHYDFRFPTGIYAPYILAPSLKFTSGTEF
- a CDS encoding helical backbone metal receptor; its protein translation is MKIFSEFFGKVIEIPDNPRKIVSLAPDITDTIFKLKREDSLVGISFYCRRPYGKLKNFLRVGSYLKVLWDKLDFLNPDLILATSGAQREVSYEILRKGYSIFVLPVPQSIYGIFDNIKKLSIVLNETERGYKLIERLTKIIEKIKEEKISKRVYYEIYLGGKITIGSSSYINDGLRILGLKNIYSFKKESYFEPKDEETKKLDFDLILYEPHNEKIDKKILKNRLKERFGNKKILILPYDFLAHYGPSFIDEVLLKLKKKLIKTQFHL